One window of the Chlorogloeopsis sp. ULAP01 genome contains the following:
- a CDS encoding AAA family ATPase, producing MNNLFTEIIGQHTAKLILSSAIASGKTAPAYLFTSTTEGVGKTKTALVFASYISASTDLLQIHPQGDNSSIGVEKVREIITFVSTSPIEGERKVVILHECDSITPAAANALLKTLEEPGKGVFILITSQPQNILATIKSRCQIVPFSQLFPDEVKTILESYKISLHQDILKLCSVSPGRAIAFHKLLNSIPESILDQLQVPPLDIITALEVSNWTSKQDKQTQALLLTYLQTSWWKKTKNTGSLAKFNQARKQLCFSVSPRNIWDTLLMP from the coding sequence ATGAATAATTTATTCACCGAAATTATCGGACAGCATACCGCAAAACTTATTTTGAGTAGTGCGATCGCAAGCGGTAAGACTGCACCAGCCTACCTATTTACTAGTACTACCGAGGGAGTAGGTAAAACTAAAACTGCTCTTGTGTTTGCCTCCTATATCTCGGCATCCACAGACTTACTGCAAATACATCCCCAAGGAGATAATTCCAGTATTGGTGTAGAAAAGGTACGGGAAATCATCACCTTCGTTTCAACTTCCCCAATCGAGGGTGAGCGAAAAGTTGTAATTTTACATGAGTGCGATAGCATCACACCCGCCGCTGCCAACGCCTTACTCAAAACTTTAGAAGAGCCAGGAAAGGGTGTATTTATCCTCATCACATCCCAACCTCAAAATATACTAGCTACTATCAAAAGTAGGTGTCAAATAGTACCTTTTAGTCAACTATTTCCTGATGAAGTAAAAACTATCTTGGAGAGCTATAAAATCAGCCTGCATCAAGACATCCTCAAACTTTGTTCGGTAAGCCCTGGTCGTGCGATCGCATTCCACAAGCTGTTAAATTCCATACCTGAAAGCATACTCGACCAACTGCAAGTACCTCCACTAGACATAATAACAGCCCTGGAGGTAAGTAATTGGACAAGCAAGCAGGATAAACAAACTCAAGCTTTATTACTCACCTACTTGCAGACAAGCTGGTGGAAAAAGACCAAAAATACGGGAAGCCTTGCCAAATTCAATCAAGCAAGAAAGCAGCTTTGCTTTTCAGTATCACCTAGAAATATCTGGGATACGTTACTCATGCCCTAA
- a CDS encoding class I SAM-dependent methyltransferase, translating to MIHRLEVQPDDKVLEVGFGPGVGIEILAAAVSTGYVAGADYSKEMVEQARARNAKASETGLVQLEYGSVEKLPFADDKFDKALAIDSMQVWPDAMAGLHSMRRVIKVGGKIALGFTPHSGQSSTGLTEMLTTAGFTEAHLVETEGFLCAGDQIIS from the coding sequence GTGATTCATCGCCTTGAAGTTCAGCCGGATGACAAAGTGCTAGAAGTTGGATTCGGGCCAGGAGTGGGCATTGAGATTCTGGCGGCTGCGGTGTCAACCGGGTATGTGGCAGGTGCTGACTATTCAAAAGAAATGGTTGAGCAAGCCAGAGCGCGGAATGCGAAAGCGAGTGAGACAGGCTTAGTCCAACTTGAGTATGGCTCGGTTGAAAAGCTGCCGTTTGCAGATGACAAATTTGATAAAGCCTTGGCGATCGACTCCATGCAAGTTTGGCCAGATGCAATGGCTGGGCTGCACTCAATGCGACGGGTGATCAAGGTCGGTGGCAAGATTGCGCTTGGGTTTACTCCTCATTCCGGGCAATCGAGTACTGGATTGACCGAGATGCTCACGACGGCTGGCTTTACTGAGGCACATTTGGTAGAAACAGAGGGGTTTCTGTGTGCTGGCGACCAAATAATCAGCTGA
- a CDS encoding type II toxin-antitoxin system RelE/ParE family toxin yields the protein MAFLVVRTRLADEDLLEIWLYIAQNNIDAADRLLEKIDKKCQLLADSPRVGVRRDDLALGVFCLIEGKYLIFYRIINETVEILRILHGARNLKAIFHQ from the coding sequence ATGGCTTTTTTAGTTGTCCGTACTCGTCTTGCAGACGAAGACCTGTTGGAAATATGGCTTTACATTGCCCAAAATAACATCGATGCGGCTGACCGCTTGTTAGAAAAAATAGATAAAAAGTGCCAGCTTCTCGCTGATAGCCCAAGAGTTGGTGTCAGACGTGATGATTTAGCACTAGGTGTCTTTTGTCTTATTGAAGGCAAGTACCTGATTTTCTATCGCATCATCAATGAAACAGTCGAAATTTTGAGAATCCTACACGGGGCGCGTAATCTCAAAGCCATCTTCCACCAATAG
- a CDS encoding type II toxin-antitoxin system ParD family antitoxin yields MQISLPSELEELVRTNVASGVYASADDVICAALQLWKEHTDSLKEEIGRGIDEADRKVFSSMSLEDLKAEGRRRLNNQKH; encoded by the coding sequence ATGCAAATTTCCTTGCCCTCGGAACTGGAAGAATTGGTAAGAACCAATGTGGCTAGTGGCGTCTATGCCTCTGCCGATGATGTCATCTGTGCCGCCTTGCAGCTGTGGAAAGAACATACCGATTCTTTGAAAGAAGAAATTGGCCGAGGCATTGATGAGGCGGATCGAAAAGTTTTTTCCTCAATGTCCCTTGAAGACTTGAAAGCAGAAGGACGGCGCAGGCTGAACAACCAGAAACATTAA
- a CDS encoding transposase, with protein sequence MIVYEAKAEATIEQLLKVNKALRTALFVRNSCLRFWMDGHAKNGYDLNKYTKVLSDNPAFPWVSKLNSSARQAMAERAWAAISRFFENCKNKVPFKKGFPRFRKLQTRASVEYKQSGWSLSQCRQYITFTDKFGIGTMKLRGTRDLNYYQLKQIKRVRIVRRVDGIYVQFCIDHERKEQLEPTGKSLALDLGLTHFYTDSDGNKVKNPRLLRKSEKTLKKAQRRLSRCAKGSKNRAKARIRLGKKHLKLQRQRKDWCVKLALCVIMSADIVAYEDLQVRNMVRNHKLAKSISDAGWSIFTQWLEYFGKVYGRVVVAVPPAYTTIDCSNCGQQVHKTLTTRTHHCPHCSYTACRDWNASRNILNKGLELFRNTDGQSGIYYASGESDLCLYKATSTSKSSRRKRKIQQ encoded by the coding sequence ATGATAGTCTACGAAGCAAAAGCAGAAGCGACAATAGAGCAGTTACTCAAAGTCAATAAAGCTTTGAGGACTGCTCTTTTTGTTAGAAATTCTTGCTTGCGTTTTTGGATGGATGGTCATGCAAAAAATGGTTACGATTTGAATAAATATACAAAAGTTTTGTCAGACAACCCTGCTTTTCCTTGGGTATCAAAACTCAACTCATCGGCAAGACAGGCAATGGCAGAACGTGCCTGGGCAGCAATCTCTAGGTTTTTTGAGAATTGTAAAAACAAAGTTCCTTTTAAAAAGGGTTTTCCCAGATTTCGTAAACTCCAAACCAGAGCATCTGTTGAATATAAACAAAGTGGTTGGTCACTTTCACAGTGTCGTCAATACATCACATTCACAGATAAGTTTGGGATTGGAACGATGAAACTAAGGGGAACTCGTGACTTAAATTACTATCAGTTAAAACAGATAAAACGGGTCAGGATAGTGCGTCGTGTGGACGGTATATATGTCCAATTCTGTATCGACCATGAAAGAAAAGAGCAGTTAGAACCAACAGGTAAATCTCTAGCTCTTGACTTAGGGCTGACTCATTTCTACACAGATAGTGATGGCAATAAAGTAAAAAACCCCAGGTTGCTTCGCAAGTCCGAAAAAACATTAAAAAAGGCACAACGAAGATTATCTCGTTGTGCCAAAGGTTCTAAAAATCGTGCCAAGGCACGAATTAGATTAGGCAAAAAACACCTGAAATTACAACGCCAGCGTAAAGATTGGTGCGTCAAATTGGCCCTATGCGTAATAATGTCTGCCGACATTGTGGCGTATGAAGATTTACAGGTGAGAAATATGGTGAGAAATCACAAACTAGCCAAGAGTATTTCAGATGCTGGCTGGAGCATTTTCACTCAATGGTTAGAGTATTTTGGCAAGGTGTATGGGCGAGTTGTAGTTGCAGTGCCACCAGCGTACACGACTATTGATTGCTCTAATTGTGGGCAACAAGTTCACAAAACACTCACTACCAGGACACATCACTGTCCACATTGCTCCTACACCGCTTGCCGAGATTGGAATGCTAGCCGCAACATCCTTAACAAAGGATTAGAACTTTTCAGAAATACCGATGGGCAGTCGGGAATTTACTACGCCTCTGGAGAGTCCGATCTCTGCTTGTACAAGGCGACTTCTACAAGTAAATCGTCTCGCAGAAAGAGGAAAATCCAACAGTGA
- a CDS encoding 3'-5' exonuclease — protein MSYNHRDFVKKSKGIIVVDESKLDIYWKDPTPIKPWQPQVHLKRYQELSQLFVDIETAGIDPVENRIYAIGCMDEIGCSTVFIDISEAKIITEFLNHLEKKNPEVIFTYNGMQFDLPFIITRCKLHGIAHPFKVASKTRTIRTAQVHGEPLKIREIFIRNCQHVDIYICVLRWDFIAKKLTNGRSLKQAVLEMGLRSQTRLVLPYEEIKVCWKAGSGSRGWEKIREYLTYDLEDTRLIANMLVPSYYYEALVVPGMNLQQLALAGNGTKWERIFEHHYPGYKPKPDRKYKFQGGIAHSVPGLYRRVGYIDISSMYPSTILSKGIVSHKDTNRVGLNILQYLVTEKSRLEKLASTGDIVAKEKKESTKVLANSQFGFFGTSELPFNDMEAAALVTAYGRRTLQFMIEVINKASATSIEVDTDSVFFTHPNPEEVYTTLQCQLPQGITVKLKFIADAMFIPERGTKNYLLWLADGKIITKGNWRSRDRSQLEKEFSIQYLTYLIQNTSAAEEYYAHICSQILSREYPKEKLCITRKIKEGEKELLKLGKTGDVVTYYYSIQGVTNINSHKKYSSHYYLQLVARKREEILQIANPQIVSSYKQLTLF, from the coding sequence ATGAGTTACAATCACAGAGATTTTGTTAAAAAGTCTAAAGGTATAATTGTTGTAGATGAAAGCAAGCTAGACATATATTGGAAAGACCCCACTCCAATAAAACCCTGGCAACCCCAAGTACACTTAAAGCGATACCAGGAACTTTCGCAACTATTTGTTGATATCGAAACCGCAGGAATAGACCCAGTTGAGAATCGCATTTACGCCATCGGATGTATGGATGAAATAGGGTGTTCCACTGTTTTTATAGATATCTCAGAAGCGAAAATAATCACGGAATTTCTCAATCATTTGGAAAAGAAAAATCCAGAAGTAATTTTTACCTACAACGGGATGCAATTTGACTTACCATTTATCATCACTCGCTGCAAGTTACACGGCATTGCTCACCCCTTTAAAGTCGCATCTAAGACCCGCACTATCCGAACTGCTCAAGTACACGGCGAACCGCTAAAAATTCGGGAAATATTCATCCGCAACTGCCAACACGTAGACATTTATATCTGCGTTCTTAGGTGGGATTTTATCGCCAAAAAACTTACCAACGGGCGATCGCTCAAACAAGCTGTTTTGGAAATGGGATTGCGTTCGCAAACTCGATTAGTTCTTCCTTATGAAGAAATCAAGGTTTGCTGGAAAGCTGGTTCTGGTAGCAGGGGATGGGAAAAAATCAGGGAGTATCTGACCTACGACTTAGAAGATACCCGACTCATTGCCAATATGCTCGTACCCTCGTACTATTACGAAGCACTGGTAGTACCGGGAATGAACCTCCAGCAACTAGCCCTCGCTGGTAACGGTACCAAATGGGAAAGAATTTTCGAGCATCACTATCCTGGTTACAAGCCTAAACCAGACCGCAAGTATAAATTTCAAGGGGGGATAGCTCACTCTGTACCAGGATTGTATAGAAGGGTAGGGTACATTGATATTAGTTCCATGTATCCCAGTACTATATTGTCAAAGGGGATTGTCTCTCATAAAGATACGAACCGAGTCGGATTGAACATCCTGCAATATTTAGTAACCGAGAAGTCGAGGTTGGAAAAACTCGCCAGTACTGGAGATATCGTTGCTAAGGAAAAAAAAGAATCCACCAAAGTCCTAGCTAATTCTCAGTTTGGGTTCTTCGGCACTTCGGAACTACCCTTCAATGATATGGAAGCAGCCGCCCTTGTAACAGCCTACGGTCGGCGCACATTACAATTCATGATCGAAGTAATCAATAAAGCTAGTGCAACATCCATAGAAGTTGATACTGATAGTGTGTTCTTCACGCACCCCAACCCAGAGGAAGTATACACTACACTTCAGTGTCAACTACCCCAAGGGATAACCGTCAAGCTAAAATTTATTGCCGATGCCATGTTTATCCCAGAAAGGGGAACCAAAAACTACCTTCTATGGCTTGCGGACGGAAAAATCATTACTAAAGGTAACTGGCGCAGCCGCGATCGCTCGCAATTAGAAAAAGAATTTTCTATTCAGTACTTAACCTATCTAATTCAAAATACATCAGCAGCAGAGGAATATTACGCACACATCTGTTCTCAGATTTTATCAAGGGAATACCCCAAAGAAAAGTTATGCATCACCCGCAAAATTAAAGAAGGCGAAAAGGAACTTCTCAAACTAGGAAAAACTGGAGATGTCGTAACTTACTACTACAGTATCCAGGGAGTAACCAATATAAACAGTCATAAGAAGTATTCATCCCACTACTATCTCCAATTGGTTGCCCGAAAAAGAGAAGAAATTTTGCAAATAGCAAATCCTCAAATAGTAAGCAGTTACAAACAATTAACTTTGTTTTAA
- a CDS encoding DUF4351 domain-containing protein — translation MSIFGEDDMQESVIYQDILQKGQQQRAFSFCMSLVNERFGEIDSSIVAQVKVLNKEQLEVLVERFLKCQQLLI, via the coding sequence TTGTCAATTTTTGGCGAGGATGATATGCAAGAGTCAGTAATTTATCAAGATATATTGCAGAAGGGACAACAACAAAGAGCTTTTTCATTTTGTATGTCCTTAGTTAATGAACGCTTTGGTGAAATTGATTCATCAATCGTCGCACAAGTTAAAGTTTTAAATAAAGAACAGCTAGAAGTTCTGGTCGAGCGCTTTTTAAAATGTCAACAATTGCTGATTTAG